AAATTCCAGATTGGTTCTGGAATGGTCTGCATCTGAAGGTCAAGGGCAATATCAATCCGATGGCTAGCGAAGATGATGATTCAGAGAATAAAGATAAGTCACTTTTTGGGCCAACTGTAGGCTACGCCTATGACAAAAGGCGTTTCGTACCGGGGCAATCATTTAATAACTTCTCTAGCACCTACGTGAAGGCTGACGATCAGGACTATATTCAACTAACGGCCTTCAGCCAAACTGCTGTCGGAGGATTCCTGAGTCCTGAAAGCCTCTCATTCCCAGTGACGATGATTTATCTAAAACGCGATCGTTTGATCTCTTATGAAGACGAAAACAAAAAAGTTGTCATCGAAAAAGATCTAGATCTGTCTTCGACTCCCGTGTTTGTTTTTGTAGGAGAGGTTCGATTTGATCAATCCAGCGGCTCTGTTTATACTTGCGCAAGCCGTTTGCTAGATACAGGCCGCGAAATGGCGTTTCAATTTTCGGGGAACTTTGAAGAAAGTTACGGGACAGGAGAATCAATAAAGATGCTAGGTAACTTCCCGTTGCGCAATGTCTCTTGGCTTTGGGATCAAGATCTTCTTAGCCTTTTTGGCTTAAATAGATGCCCAATTTTTGGCTAAAGAAGATCTCTCTCGGGTACGCTTGCCCATGAACTACATCGCTTCCGTGGCAAGGTCTTTGGAAAGATATGTTCTTAAGCGAGCCAAGAAGCCTTCTGGCTTCTTGGCCGTGAGTATAAGGTCGAGTTCACCTTTGTCAAGGTAGACTCCTAGGCAGCTCTCACACTGGTCAATCATAACTCCAGCTAGTTCGCGTTCTTCCAGCTGACAGCCACATTTTGGACACTTCATCCAGTGCAGCTTTTGCTCTGAAAGATGTTCCTTGTTTTTCCGCACCTCGTCCAGGTATTCCCGTTGCTTACGGATTAAGTCCCTATTTAGAAGGAAAAAGTACTCTTCTTCCGTTTGAGTATGAGGCTTTCTAAGTTCCATGGCTCACTCCCTTCTAGCCCACGATAAATCGATGGTTGACCAGTTGATGAAGATCCTTCTTCTGAACACGATTGAGTAGATGGCTATCCTCTGCTTTGATCAGCTTTAAAATTTTGTCGAGGACTACCCGTCGACGAACCACTCCCACTAAATAACCTTGAGCATCCAGAACGGGTAAGAGACGGTATTTGGTGTCCATGAAAATCCTAGCTAGTTCGAAGATCTCTACATCTTCACCAACGCAGTAAGGGTGATTGCGCATGAGGTCTTTTACGGTCATGTTAGGTTGGTCGAAGTACACTTGATTGGAGCAAAAGTTAAGAAGGTCAGCCTCAGATAAAAAGCCTACAAGCTTCAATCGAGGTCCTTGATCCACGACTACTGGAACACTAGACAAGCCTTTTTGAATTAGGTATTCACCAGCTTTCTCCACGTCTAGGTCAGGATTTATGTAGGTAATGTTTTTCGTCATGATCTCTTTAGATGTAAGCATTCCCTTTCCTCCTTCGGGTTGGTCATAGTTCTTTCAGCAAGGTCTATTCCAATCCCTCAATCCCCTGAAAATACGTAAAAAAATTAAATCTAGTGGCATATGGAGCCTAAGGCTGTGCCATTCCAGACAGCCCGTTGGGCAATAAGCCGCTGCTTTAAGTTCACTTGTCTTTTGCCAAATCTGACTTTTACGGCAGTTTCTCAAAAGTTCGCAAATAGCGACTTAAGGCCTCTCATTTTTCTACATGGTTTTATTCGTTATTCCGAATATTTATCAGAAGAGTTCATGCTGCGAATTGTGGAGACTAAAAAATCATGGCTAAAGGCTGCTATCTAAGGCTACGAACTCACACCTTATTTATCCAATCATCAAGTCTCGCTCACGTAGTACCCTGAGGCTAGTCGATAGGGCCAGCATGGCAAGAACTGGAAAGGTAATCAAACATGTTGCGTTTGACGGAAATGAATAAGTTTGTAGGCTTCATATTAGTACTAGCGCTCAGCTCGTGTACTAAGTCCGGCGGTGGTGATAGTGCCGATGAAGTTGCGATAGTCGACGATCAGCCTAAATTAGTTATGGATGAAGCGGCAGCAGGGGATGAAGCCGGCGAAATCATTTCGACTGCAGAAAATCGTAACAACCTCGATGGAGAAGTTCTGATTCAGGATCAGACCTTAGCACTGACCATCGGTCTCGACCCCAACGCAGAGGAACTTTCTAAGCAGCCGGAGAATGCCAAGGTTACTTACTACGACCTAGAAAGTCTGAACGGGGTTGAGCTAGGAGAGACAGAGACTGATTTGGATGGTGAGGCATCGATTACCCTCGATCTACCTAAGTACTATGTAATCCGTGTCGAGTACCAGGATTTTGGAACAGTGAAGGCTTTGGTCGCTCCAGAGATGATTGAAGGCTCTCAACAGGGCGATGAGATGGATATCCGTCTGAATCGCAAAACTACAATTACCACCGATATTTTTGAAGAGTTACTCAAGGATTCAGCGATGCTGGCGAAGGCTC
This is a stretch of genomic DNA from Pseudobacteriovorax antillogorgiicola. It encodes these proteins:
- a CDS encoding CBS domain-containing protein; translated protein: MLTSKEIMTKNITYINPDLDVEKAGEYLIQKGLSSVPVVVDQGPRLKLVGFLSEADLLNFCSNQVYFDQPNMTVKDLMRNHPYCVGEDVEIFELARIFMDTKYRLLPVLDAQGYLVGVVRRRVVLDKILKLIKAEDSHLLNRVQKKDLHQLVNHRFIVG
- a CDS encoding zf-TFIIB domain-containing protein — its product is MELRKPHTQTEEEYFFLLNRDLIRKQREYLDEVRKNKEHLSEQKLHWMKCPKCGCQLEERELAGVMIDQCESCLGVYLDKGELDLILTAKKPEGFLARLRTYLSKDLATEAM